The following proteins come from a genomic window of Phacochoerus africanus isolate WHEZ1 chromosome 9, ROS_Pafr_v1, whole genome shotgun sequence:
- the ADCY4 gene encoding adenylate cyclase type 4 isoform X3 encodes MKAEIMARLQAGQGSRPESTNNFHSLYVKRHQGVSVLYADIVGFTRLASECSPKELVLMLNELFGKFDQIAKEHECMRIKILGDCYYCVSGLPLSLPDHAINCVRMGLDMCRAIRKLRAATGVDINMRVGVHSGSVLCGVIGLQKWQYDVWSHDVTLANHMEASGVPGRVHITGATLALLAGAYAVEDAVMEHRDPYLRELGEPTYLVIDPRAEEEDEKGTAGGLLSSLEGPKMRPSLLMTRYLESWGAAKPFAHLSHVESPVSTSTPLPEKALSSFSPQWSLDRSRTPRGFDDELDTGDAKFFQVIEQLNSQKQWKQSKDFNPLTLYFREKEMEKEYRLSALPAFKYYAACTFLVFLSNFIIQMLVTNRPSALAITYSIAFLLFFLLLFVCFSEHLTKCVLKGPKMLHWLPTLSVLVATRPGLRVALGTATILLIFAMAIASLVFLPVASHCPFQAPNVSSMAFNLSWELPGSLPLISVPYSMHCCMLGFLSCSLFLHMSFELKLLLLLLWLTASCSLFLHSHAWLSDCLVARLYQGTLDSRPGMLKDPKLMGAVSFFVFFFTLLVLARQNEYYCRLDFLWKKKLRQEREETETMENLTRLLLENVLPAHVAPQFIGQNRRNEDLYHQSYECVCVLFASVPDFKEFYSESNINHEGLECLRLLNEIIADFDELLSKPKFSGVEKIKTIGSTYMAATGLNATSGQDTQQDAERSCSHLGTMVEFAVALGSKLDVINKHSFNNFRLRVGLNHGPVVAGVIGAQKPQYDIWGNTVNVASRMESTGVLGKIQVTEETAWALQSLGYTCYSRGIIKVKGKGQLCTYFLNTDLTRTGPPSATLG; translated from the exons atgaaggcagagatcatgGCACGGCTGCAGGCTGGACAGGGGTCACGGCCAGAGAGCACCAACAACTTCCACAGCCTCTATGTCAAGAGGCACCAGGGAGTCAG TGTGCTGTATGCTGACATCGTGGGCTTCACGCGGCTGGCCAGTGAATGCTCCCCCAAGGAGTTGGTGCTCATGCTCAACGAGCTCTTTGGCAAGTTTGACCAGATCGCCAAG gagcatGAATGTATGCGGATCAAGATCTTGGGAGACTGTTATTACTGTGTCTCCGGGCTACCACTCTCGCTGCCAGACCACGCCATCAACTGCGTGCGCATGGGGCTGGACATGTGCCGTGCCATCAG GAAGCTTCGAGCAGCCACCGGTGTGGATATCAACATGCGTGTGGGCGTGCACTCGGGCAGCGTGCTCTGCGGAGTTATTGGGCTGCAGAAATGGCAGTATGATGTCTGGTCCCATGACGTCACTCTGGCCAACCACATGGAGGCGAGTGGAGTGCCAGG ACGGGTACATATCACAGGGGCTACGCTGGCCCTGCTGGCAGGAGCCTATGCTGTGGAGGATGCAGTCATGGAACACCGGGACCCATACCTTCGGGAGCTAGGGGAACCTACCTACCTGGTCATCGATCCCCGG GCTGAGGAGGAGGACGAGAAGGGCACTGCAGGAGGATTGCTGTCCTCCCTCGAGGGCCCCAAGATGCGTCCATCGCTGCTGATGACCCGATACCTGGAGTCCTGGGGTGCAGCCAAGCCTTTCGCCCACCTGAGCCACGTAGAGAGCCCTGTGTCCACCTCTACCCCCCTCCCG GAGAAGGCCCTGTCTTCCTTCAGCCCCCAGTGGAGCCTGGACCG GAGCCGTACCCCCCGGGGTTTCGATGACGAACTGGACACCGGGGATGCCAAGTTCTTCCAGGTCATCGAACAGCTCAACTCTCAGAA acAGTGGAAACAGTCAAAGGACTTCAACCCACTGACACTGTACTTCAGAgaaaaggagatggagaaagag TATCGGCTCTCCGCACTCCCCGCCTTCAAATACTATGCAGCCTGCACCTTCCTGGTTTTTCTGTCCAACTTCATCATCCAGATGCTGGTGACAAACAG GCCCTCAGCTCTGGCCATCACCTATAGCATcgccttcctcctcttcttcctcctcctcttcgtcTGCTTCTCAGAGCACCTGACG AAGTGTGTCTTGAAAGGCCCCAAGATGCTACACTGGCTGCCCACACTGTCTGTCCTGGTGGCCACACGGCCTGGACTGCGAGTTGCCCTGGGTACCGCCACCATCCTGCTCATCTTTGCCATGGCCATTGCCAGCCTG GTCTTCCTACCGGTGGCATCACACTGCCCTTTCCAGGCTCCCAATGTGTCCTCCATGGCTTTCAACCTCTCCTGGGAGCTCCCTGGATCCCTGCCTCTCATCAGCGTCCCT TACTCCATGCACTGCTGCATGCTGGgcttcctctcctgctccctcttccTACACATGAGCTTCGAGCtgaagctgctgctgctcctgctgtggctgacagcctcctgctccctcttcctGCACTCCCACGCCTGGCTGTCCGACTGCCTCGTTGCCCGCCTCTACCAGGGCACCTTGGACTCCAG gccagggatgctgAAGGACCCCAAGTTGATGGGAGCAGtctccttctttgtcttcttcttcaCCCTCCTGGTCCTGGCTCGGCAG AATGAGTATTATTGCCGCCTGGACTTCCTGTGGAAGAAGAAGCTGAGGCAGGAGCGGGAGGAGACGGAGACAATGGAGAACCTGACTCGCTTGCTCTTGGAGAACGTACTCCCCGCGCACGTGGCCCCCCAGTTCATTGGCCAGAATCGGCGCAATGAG gaCCTCTACCACCAGTCCTatgagtgtgtctgtgtcctcTTCGCCTCAGTCCCAGACTTTAAGGAGTTCTACTCTGAATCCAACATCAACCATGAGGGGCTAGAGTGTCTGCGGCTGCTCAATGAGATCATTGCTGATTTTGATGAG CTACTCTCCAAGCCCAAGTTCAGTGGGGTGGAGAAGATCAAAACCATCGGCAGCACCTACATGGCAGCTACAGGCTTGAATGCCACCTCTGGACAGGACACCCAGCAG GATGCTGAGCGAAGTTGCAGCCACCTTGGCACCATGGTGGAATTTGCCGTGGCCCTTGGGTCTAAGCTGGACGTCATCAACAAACACTCATTCAACAACTTCCGCTTGCGTGTGG GGTTAAACCACGGACCTGTAGTGGCCGGAGTGATTGGGGCACAGAAGCCACAGTATGACATCTGGGGCAACACGGTGAACGTGGCCAGTCGCATGGAGAGTACAGGCGTCCTGGGCAAGATCCAA GTGACTGAAGAGACAGCCTGGGCCCTGCAGTCCTTAGGCTACACCTGCTACAGCAGGGGTATCATCAAGGTCAAAGGCAAAGGACAGCTCTGCACCTACTTCCTGAACACAGATTTGACACGAACTGGACCTCCTTCAGCCACCCTAGGctga
- the LTB4R gene encoding leukotriene B4 receptor 1: MAMNTTSPAASSSPPVMFISLLAIIPLSVALAVGLPGNSFVVWSILAKMRKRSVTALLVLHLALADLAVLLTAPFFLHSVAQGNWTFGLAGCRLFHYICGVSMYASVLLITAMSLDRSLAVARPFVSQKLRTKAVAWRVLAGIWVASVLLATPVIVYRKVILKQNNRSLVCLPMYPSEGHRAFHLFFEVITGFLLPFLAVVASYSDIGRRLRTRRFRRSRRMGRLVVLIILAFAAFWLPYHVVNLAEAVRALTGKASGAGAVGKGLWLARQVFITLAFLSSSVNPVLYACAGGGLLRSAGVGFVAKLLEGTGSEASSTRRGGTLGQTVRGDVASPEPGPTESLTVSTNPLE, encoded by the coding sequence ATGGCCATGAACACTACATCTCCTGCGGCATCCTCCTCACCACCTGTCATGTTCATCTCTCTGCTGGCTATCATTCCACTGTCAGTGGCACTGGCTGTGGGGCTTCCTGGCAACAGCTTTGTGGTATGGAGCATCCTGGCAAAGATGCGAAAGCGCTCTGTCACTGCCCTGTTGGTGCTGCATTTGGCCCTGGCAGACTTGGCCGTATTGCTCACTGCCCCCTTCTTCCTTCACTCTGTGGCCCAAGGCAACTGGACTTTTGGACTGGCTGGCTGCCGCCTGTTCCACTATATCTGTGGAGTCAGCATGTATGCCAGCGTCCTGCTCATCACAGCCATGAGTCTGGACCGCTCGCTGGCGGTGGCACGCCCCTTTGTGTCCCAGAAGCTGCGCACCAAAGCAGTGGCCTGGCGGGTGCTGGCAGGCATCTGGGTGGCATCTGTTCTCCTGGCCACACCAGTCATCGTATACCGCAAGGTGATCTTGAAACAGAACAACAGGAGCCTGGTCTGCCTCCCTATGTACCCCAGCGAAGGACATAGGGCCTTCCATCTCTTCTTCGAGGTCATCACCGGCTTCCTGCTGCCCTTCCTGGCCGTGGTGGCCAGTTACTCCGACATTGGGCGCAGGCTGCGGACCCGGCGCTTCCGCCGCAGCCGCCGCATGGGCCGCCTGGTGGTGCTCATCATTCTGGCCTTCGCAGCCTTTTGGCTGCCCTATCACGTGGTGAACCTGGCCGAGGCGGTCCGCGCGCTGACTGGCAAGGCCTCGGGGGCCGGGGCGGTGGGGAAGGGGCTGTGGCTGGCCCGCCAAGTGTTCATCACGCTGGCCTTCCTGAGCAGCAGCGTGAACCCCGTGCTGTACGCGTGCGCTGGCGGCGGCCTGCTGCGCTCGGCTGGTGTGGGCTTCGTCGCCAAGCTGTTGGAAGGCACCGGCTCCGAGGCATCCAGCACCCGCCGTGGCGGCACCCTGGGCCAGACGGTGAGGGGCGACGTCGCCTCTCCGGAGCCTGGCCCCACCGAGAGCCTCACTGTCTCCACCAACCCTCTCGAGTGA
- the ADCY4 gene encoding adenylate cyclase type 4 isoform X1, with the protein MARLFSPRPPPSEDLFYETYYSLSQQYPLLLLLLVIVLFGLLALLAVAWASGRELASDPGFLTTVLCSLGGFSLLLGLASREQRLQRWTRPLSGLVWAALLALGHGFLFTGGLVSAWDQVSFFLFVIFTVYAMLPLGMRDAAAAGLVSSTSHLLALGLYLGPQPGSRPALLPQLAANAVVFLCGNVAGAYHKALMERALRATFREALSSLHSRRRLDTEKKHQEHLLLSILPAYLAQEMKAEIMARLQAGQGSRPESTNNFHSLYVKRHQGVSVLYADIVGFTRLASECSPKELVLMLNELFGKFDQIAKEHECMRIKILGDCYYCVSGLPLSLPDHAINCVRMGLDMCRAIRKLRAATGVDINMRVGVHSGSVLCGVIGLQKWQYDVWSHDVTLANHMEASGVPGRVHITGATLALLAGAYAVEDAVMEHRDPYLRELGEPTYLVIDPRAEEEDEKGTAGGLLSSLEGPKMRPSLLMTRYLESWGAAKPFAHLSHVESPVSTSTPLPEKALSSFSPQWSLDRSRTPRGFDDELDTGDAKFFQVIEQLNSQKQWKQSKDFNPLTLYFREKEMEKEYRLSALPAFKYYAACTFLVFLSNFIIQMLVTNRPSALAITYSIAFLLFFLLLFVCFSEHLTKCVLKGPKMLHWLPTLSVLVATRPGLRVALGTATILLIFAMAIASLVFLPVASHCPFQAPNVSSMAFNLSWELPGSLPLISVPYSMHCCMLGFLSCSLFLHMSFELKLLLLLLWLTASCSLFLHSHAWLSDCLVARLYQGTLDSRPGMLKDPKLMGAVSFFVFFFTLLVLARQNEYYCRLDFLWKKKLRQEREETETMENLTRLLLENVLPAHVAPQFIGQNRRNEDLYHQSYECVCVLFASVPDFKEFYSESNINHEGLECLRLLNEIIADFDELLSKPKFSGVEKIKTIGSTYMAATGLNATSGQDTQQDAERSCSHLGTMVEFAVALGSKLDVINKHSFNNFRLRVGLNHGPVVAGVIGAQKPQYDIWGNTVNVASRMESTGVLGKIQVTEETAWALQSLGYTCYSRGIIKVKGKGQLCTYFLNTDLTRTGPPSATLG; encoded by the exons ATGGCCCGCCTCTTCAGTCCCCGGCCGCCCCCCAGCGAAGACCTCTTCTACGAGACCTACTACAGCCTGAGCCAGCAGTACccgctgctgctactgctgctggtGATCGTGCTCTTCGGGCTCCTGGCACTGCTCGCTGTTGCCTGGGCCAGTGGCAGG GAGCTGGCCTCAGACCCAGGGTTCCTGACCACTGTGCTGTGCTCTCTGGGCGGCTTCTCGCTGCTGCTGGGCCTGGCTTCCCGCGAGCAGCGACTGCAGCGTTGGACTCGTCCCCTGTCCGGCCTCGTGTGGGCAGCGCTGCTTGCGCTAGGCCACGGCTTCCTGTTCACCGGGGGCTTGGTGAGCGCCTGGGACCAG gtgtcctttttcctctttgtcaTCTTCACCGTGTATGCCATGTTGCCCTTGGGCATGCGGGACGCCGCCGCCGCGGGCCTTGTCTCCTCTACCTCACACCTGCTGGCCCTCGGGCTGTATCTTGGGCCTCAGCCAGGCTCACGGCCAGCGCTGCTGCCTCAG CTGGCAGCAAATGCAGTGGTGTTCCTGTGCGGGAACGTGGCTGGAGCCTACCACAAGGCGCTGATGGAGCGCGCCCTACGCGCCACATTCCGGGAAGCGCTTAGTTCCCTGCACTCACGCCGGCGGCTGGATACGGAGAAGAAGCACCAG GAACACCTTCTCTTGTCCATCCTTCCTGCCTACCTGGCCCaagagatgaaggcagagatcatgGCACGGCTGCAGGCTGGACAGGGGTCACGGCCAGAGAGCACCAACAACTTCCACAGCCTCTATGTCAAGAGGCACCAGGGAGTCAG TGTGCTGTATGCTGACATCGTGGGCTTCACGCGGCTGGCCAGTGAATGCTCCCCCAAGGAGTTGGTGCTCATGCTCAACGAGCTCTTTGGCAAGTTTGACCAGATCGCCAAG gagcatGAATGTATGCGGATCAAGATCTTGGGAGACTGTTATTACTGTGTCTCCGGGCTACCACTCTCGCTGCCAGACCACGCCATCAACTGCGTGCGCATGGGGCTGGACATGTGCCGTGCCATCAG GAAGCTTCGAGCAGCCACCGGTGTGGATATCAACATGCGTGTGGGCGTGCACTCGGGCAGCGTGCTCTGCGGAGTTATTGGGCTGCAGAAATGGCAGTATGATGTCTGGTCCCATGACGTCACTCTGGCCAACCACATGGAGGCGAGTGGAGTGCCAGG ACGGGTACATATCACAGGGGCTACGCTGGCCCTGCTGGCAGGAGCCTATGCTGTGGAGGATGCAGTCATGGAACACCGGGACCCATACCTTCGGGAGCTAGGGGAACCTACCTACCTGGTCATCGATCCCCGG GCTGAGGAGGAGGACGAGAAGGGCACTGCAGGAGGATTGCTGTCCTCCCTCGAGGGCCCCAAGATGCGTCCATCGCTGCTGATGACCCGATACCTGGAGTCCTGGGGTGCAGCCAAGCCTTTCGCCCACCTGAGCCACGTAGAGAGCCCTGTGTCCACCTCTACCCCCCTCCCG GAGAAGGCCCTGTCTTCCTTCAGCCCCCAGTGGAGCCTGGACCG GAGCCGTACCCCCCGGGGTTTCGATGACGAACTGGACACCGGGGATGCCAAGTTCTTCCAGGTCATCGAACAGCTCAACTCTCAGAA acAGTGGAAACAGTCAAAGGACTTCAACCCACTGACACTGTACTTCAGAgaaaaggagatggagaaagag TATCGGCTCTCCGCACTCCCCGCCTTCAAATACTATGCAGCCTGCACCTTCCTGGTTTTTCTGTCCAACTTCATCATCCAGATGCTGGTGACAAACAG GCCCTCAGCTCTGGCCATCACCTATAGCATcgccttcctcctcttcttcctcctcctcttcgtcTGCTTCTCAGAGCACCTGACG AAGTGTGTCTTGAAAGGCCCCAAGATGCTACACTGGCTGCCCACACTGTCTGTCCTGGTGGCCACACGGCCTGGACTGCGAGTTGCCCTGGGTACCGCCACCATCCTGCTCATCTTTGCCATGGCCATTGCCAGCCTG GTCTTCCTACCGGTGGCATCACACTGCCCTTTCCAGGCTCCCAATGTGTCCTCCATGGCTTTCAACCTCTCCTGGGAGCTCCCTGGATCCCTGCCTCTCATCAGCGTCCCT TACTCCATGCACTGCTGCATGCTGGgcttcctctcctgctccctcttccTACACATGAGCTTCGAGCtgaagctgctgctgctcctgctgtggctgacagcctcctgctccctcttcctGCACTCCCACGCCTGGCTGTCCGACTGCCTCGTTGCCCGCCTCTACCAGGGCACCTTGGACTCCAG gccagggatgctgAAGGACCCCAAGTTGATGGGAGCAGtctccttctttgtcttcttcttcaCCCTCCTGGTCCTGGCTCGGCAG AATGAGTATTATTGCCGCCTGGACTTCCTGTGGAAGAAGAAGCTGAGGCAGGAGCGGGAGGAGACGGAGACAATGGAGAACCTGACTCGCTTGCTCTTGGAGAACGTACTCCCCGCGCACGTGGCCCCCCAGTTCATTGGCCAGAATCGGCGCAATGAG gaCCTCTACCACCAGTCCTatgagtgtgtctgtgtcctcTTCGCCTCAGTCCCAGACTTTAAGGAGTTCTACTCTGAATCCAACATCAACCATGAGGGGCTAGAGTGTCTGCGGCTGCTCAATGAGATCATTGCTGATTTTGATGAG CTACTCTCCAAGCCCAAGTTCAGTGGGGTGGAGAAGATCAAAACCATCGGCAGCACCTACATGGCAGCTACAGGCTTGAATGCCACCTCTGGACAGGACACCCAGCAG GATGCTGAGCGAAGTTGCAGCCACCTTGGCACCATGGTGGAATTTGCCGTGGCCCTTGGGTCTAAGCTGGACGTCATCAACAAACACTCATTCAACAACTTCCGCTTGCGTGTGG GGTTAAACCACGGACCTGTAGTGGCCGGAGTGATTGGGGCACAGAAGCCACAGTATGACATCTGGGGCAACACGGTGAACGTGGCCAGTCGCATGGAGAGTACAGGCGTCCTGGGCAAGATCCAA GTGACTGAAGAGACAGCCTGGGCCCTGCAGTCCTTAGGCTACACCTGCTACAGCAGGGGTATCATCAAGGTCAAAGGCAAAGGACAGCTCTGCACCTACTTCCTGAACACAGATTTGACACGAACTGGACCTCCTTCAGCCACCCTAGGctga
- the ADCY4 gene encoding adenylate cyclase type 4 isoform X2 — MARLFSPRPPPSEDLFYETYYSLSQQYPLLLLLLVIVLFGLLALLAVAWASGRELASDPGFLTTVLCSLGGFSLLLGLASREQRLQRWTRPLSGLVWAALLALGHGFLFTGGLVSAWDQVSFFLFVIFTVYAMLPLGMRDAAAAGLVSSTSHLLALGLYLGPQPGSRPALLPQLAANAVVFLCGNVAGAYHKALMERALRATFREALSSLHSRRRLDTEKKHQEHLLLSILPAYLAQEMKAEIMARLQAGQGSRPESTNNFHSLYVKRHQGVSVLYADIVGFTRLASECSPKELVLMLNELFGKFDQIAKEHECMRIKILGDCYYCVSGLPLSLPDHAINCVRMGLDMCRAIRKLRAATGVDINMRVGVHSGSVLCGVIGLQKWQYDVWSHDVTLANHMEASGVPGRVHITGATLALLAGAYAVEDAVMEHRDPYLRELGEPTYLVIDPRAEEEDEKGTAGGLLSSLEGPKMRPSLLMTRYLESWGAAKPFAHLSHVESPVSTSTPLPEKALSSFSPQWSLDRSRTPRGFDDELDTGDAKFFQVIEQLNSQKQWKQSKDFNPLTLYFREKEMEKEYRLSALPAFKYYAACTFLVFLSNFIIQMLVTNRPSALAITYSIAFLLFFLLLFVCFSEHLTKCVLKGPKMLHWLPTLSVLVATRPGLRVALGTATILLIFAMAIASLVFLPVASHCPFQAPNVSSMAFNLSWELPGSLPLISVPYSMHCCMLGFLSCSLFLHMSFELKLLLLLLWLTASCSLFLHSHAWLSDCLVARLYQGTLDSRPGMLKDPKLMGAVSFFVFFFTLLVLARQNEYYCRLDFLWKKKLRQEREETETMENLTRLLLENVLPAHVAPQFIGQNRRNESQTLRSSTLNPTSTMRG; from the exons ATGGCCCGCCTCTTCAGTCCCCGGCCGCCCCCCAGCGAAGACCTCTTCTACGAGACCTACTACAGCCTGAGCCAGCAGTACccgctgctgctactgctgctggtGATCGTGCTCTTCGGGCTCCTGGCACTGCTCGCTGTTGCCTGGGCCAGTGGCAGG GAGCTGGCCTCAGACCCAGGGTTCCTGACCACTGTGCTGTGCTCTCTGGGCGGCTTCTCGCTGCTGCTGGGCCTGGCTTCCCGCGAGCAGCGACTGCAGCGTTGGACTCGTCCCCTGTCCGGCCTCGTGTGGGCAGCGCTGCTTGCGCTAGGCCACGGCTTCCTGTTCACCGGGGGCTTGGTGAGCGCCTGGGACCAG gtgtcctttttcctctttgtcaTCTTCACCGTGTATGCCATGTTGCCCTTGGGCATGCGGGACGCCGCCGCCGCGGGCCTTGTCTCCTCTACCTCACACCTGCTGGCCCTCGGGCTGTATCTTGGGCCTCAGCCAGGCTCACGGCCAGCGCTGCTGCCTCAG CTGGCAGCAAATGCAGTGGTGTTCCTGTGCGGGAACGTGGCTGGAGCCTACCACAAGGCGCTGATGGAGCGCGCCCTACGCGCCACATTCCGGGAAGCGCTTAGTTCCCTGCACTCACGCCGGCGGCTGGATACGGAGAAGAAGCACCAG GAACACCTTCTCTTGTCCATCCTTCCTGCCTACCTGGCCCaagagatgaaggcagagatcatgGCACGGCTGCAGGCTGGACAGGGGTCACGGCCAGAGAGCACCAACAACTTCCACAGCCTCTATGTCAAGAGGCACCAGGGAGTCAG TGTGCTGTATGCTGACATCGTGGGCTTCACGCGGCTGGCCAGTGAATGCTCCCCCAAGGAGTTGGTGCTCATGCTCAACGAGCTCTTTGGCAAGTTTGACCAGATCGCCAAG gagcatGAATGTATGCGGATCAAGATCTTGGGAGACTGTTATTACTGTGTCTCCGGGCTACCACTCTCGCTGCCAGACCACGCCATCAACTGCGTGCGCATGGGGCTGGACATGTGCCGTGCCATCAG GAAGCTTCGAGCAGCCACCGGTGTGGATATCAACATGCGTGTGGGCGTGCACTCGGGCAGCGTGCTCTGCGGAGTTATTGGGCTGCAGAAATGGCAGTATGATGTCTGGTCCCATGACGTCACTCTGGCCAACCACATGGAGGCGAGTGGAGTGCCAGG ACGGGTACATATCACAGGGGCTACGCTGGCCCTGCTGGCAGGAGCCTATGCTGTGGAGGATGCAGTCATGGAACACCGGGACCCATACCTTCGGGAGCTAGGGGAACCTACCTACCTGGTCATCGATCCCCGG GCTGAGGAGGAGGACGAGAAGGGCACTGCAGGAGGATTGCTGTCCTCCCTCGAGGGCCCCAAGATGCGTCCATCGCTGCTGATGACCCGATACCTGGAGTCCTGGGGTGCAGCCAAGCCTTTCGCCCACCTGAGCCACGTAGAGAGCCCTGTGTCCACCTCTACCCCCCTCCCG GAGAAGGCCCTGTCTTCCTTCAGCCCCCAGTGGAGCCTGGACCG GAGCCGTACCCCCCGGGGTTTCGATGACGAACTGGACACCGGGGATGCCAAGTTCTTCCAGGTCATCGAACAGCTCAACTCTCAGAA acAGTGGAAACAGTCAAAGGACTTCAACCCACTGACACTGTACTTCAGAgaaaaggagatggagaaagag TATCGGCTCTCCGCACTCCCCGCCTTCAAATACTATGCAGCCTGCACCTTCCTGGTTTTTCTGTCCAACTTCATCATCCAGATGCTGGTGACAAACAG GCCCTCAGCTCTGGCCATCACCTATAGCATcgccttcctcctcttcttcctcctcctcttcgtcTGCTTCTCAGAGCACCTGACG AAGTGTGTCTTGAAAGGCCCCAAGATGCTACACTGGCTGCCCACACTGTCTGTCCTGGTGGCCACACGGCCTGGACTGCGAGTTGCCCTGGGTACCGCCACCATCCTGCTCATCTTTGCCATGGCCATTGCCAGCCTG GTCTTCCTACCGGTGGCATCACACTGCCCTTTCCAGGCTCCCAATGTGTCCTCCATGGCTTTCAACCTCTCCTGGGAGCTCCCTGGATCCCTGCCTCTCATCAGCGTCCCT TACTCCATGCACTGCTGCATGCTGGgcttcctctcctgctccctcttccTACACATGAGCTTCGAGCtgaagctgctgctgctcctgctgtggctgacagcctcctgctccctcttcctGCACTCCCACGCCTGGCTGTCCGACTGCCTCGTTGCCCGCCTCTACCAGGGCACCTTGGACTCCAG gccagggatgctgAAGGACCCCAAGTTGATGGGAGCAGtctccttctttgtcttcttcttcaCCCTCCTGGTCCTGGCTCGGCAG AATGAGTATTATTGCCGCCTGGACTTCCTGTGGAAGAAGAAGCTGAGGCAGGAGCGGGAGGAGACGGAGACAATGGAGAACCTGACTCGCTTGCTCTTGGAGAACGTACTCCCCGCGCACGTGGCCCCCCAGTTCATTGGCCAGAATCGGCGCAATGAG TCCCAGACTTTAAGGAGTTCTACTCTGAATCCAACATCAACCATGAGGGGCTAG
- the LTB4R2 gene encoding leukotriene B4 receptor 2, giving the protein MPLCYRPPGNETLLSWKTSRTTGTAFLLLAALLGLPGNGFVVWSLAGWRPAGGRPLAATLVLHLALADGAVLLLTPFFVAFLTRQAWPLGQAGCKAVYYVCTLSMYASVLLTSLLSLQRCLAVTRPFLAPRLRSPVLARRLLLAVWLAALVLAIPAAVYRHLWADRVCQLCHPSPAHAAAHLSLETLTAFVLPFGLVLCCYGVTLARLRGARWGARRHGTRVGRLVGAIVLAFGLLWAPYHAVNVLQAVAALAPPGGTLAKLGGAGQAARAGTTALAFFSSSVNPLLYLFTAGDLLPRAGPRFLTRLFEGSGEARGGGRSREGTLELRATPRLKVVGQGHGNGDPGGGAEKDSQGWDP; this is encoded by the coding sequence ATGCCGCTCTGCTACCGTCCCCCGGGAAATGAGACGCTGCTGAGCTGGAAGACCTCGCGGACCACAGGCACCGCCTTCCTGCTGCTAGCGGCGCTGCTGGGGCTGCCCGGCAATGGCTTCGTGGTGTGGAGCTTGGCGGGCTGGCGGCCGGCAGGGGGGCGACCGCTGGCGGCCACGCTCGTGCTGCACCTGGCGCTGGCAGACGGCGCGGTGCTGCTGCTCACGCCGTTCTTCGTGGCCTTCCTTACCAGGCAGGCCTGGCCGCTGGGCCAGGCGGGCTGCAAGGCCGTGTACTACGTGTGCACGCTCAGCATGTACGCCAGCGTGCTGCTCACCTCCCTGCTCAGCCTGCAGCGCTGCCTTGCCGTCACCCGCCCCTTCCTGGCGCCCCGGCTGCGCAGCCCGGTCCTGGCCCGCCGCCTGCTGCTGGCCGTCTGGCTGGCCGCCCTGGTGCTGGCCATCCCGGCCGCCGTCTACCGCCACCTCTGGGCGGACCGCGTGTGCCAGCTGTGCCACCCGTCTCCTGCCCACGCCGCCGCCCACCTGAGCCTGGAGACCCTGACCGCCTTCGTGCTGCCCTTCGGGCTGGTGCTCTGCTGCTATGGCGTGACGCTGGCGCGGCTGCGGGGCGCCCGCTGGGGCGCCCGACGGCACGGGACGCGGGTGGGCCGCCTGGTGGGCGCCATCGTGCTGGCCTTTGGCTTGCTCTGGGCCCCCTACCACGCCGTCAATGTGCTGCAGGCTGTCGCCGCGCTGGCTCCACCCGGAGGCACCTTGGCGAAGCTCGGCGGGGCGGGCCAGGCGGCGCGTGCAGGAACTACGGCCCTGGCCTTCTTCAGCTCCAGCGTCAACCCGTTGCTCTACCTCTTCACTGCCGGGGATCTGCTGCCCAGGGCAGGTCCCCGCTTCCTCACGCGGCTCTTTGAAGGCTCCGGAGAGGCCCGAGGGGGCGGCCGCTCTCGGGAAGGGACTCTGGAGCTCCGAGCTACCCCTCGGCTCAAAGTGGTGGGGCAGGGTCATGGCAATGGAGACCCAGGGGGCGGGGCGGAGAAGGACAGTCAGGGATGGGACCCTTGA